One genomic region from Myxococcota bacterium encodes:
- a CDS encoding DUF6624 domain-containing protein, with protein MHPSNPELRAKLLALITRDTEKRQELVDRGELYETYHPEMEAVHRENAQTLDALLDDEGWPLPSHVGEDGVEAAWIVAVHAIGEPEFQRRCRALLEAAVQEGEAPARLHAVLFDRIRFNERRPQRYGTQIDWDAAGEMSPWEIENPDEVDARRREVGLPPLAESVREVREQVRQEGGRAPKPYADRQAEILAWARRVGWLDARA; from the coding sequence GTGCACCCTTCGAACCCGGAGCTTCGCGCGAAGCTGTTGGCACTGATCACGCGCGATACCGAGAAGCGTCAAGAGCTCGTCGATCGCGGCGAGCTCTACGAGACCTACCACCCGGAGATGGAGGCCGTGCATCGCGAGAACGCCCAGACGCTCGACGCCCTCCTCGACGACGAGGGCTGGCCCCTGCCCAGTCACGTGGGCGAAGACGGCGTCGAAGCGGCGTGGATCGTGGCCGTCCATGCGATCGGCGAGCCGGAATTCCAGCGCCGTTGCCGCGCGCTCCTCGAGGCAGCCGTCCAGGAAGGGGAGGCGCCTGCGAGGCTTCACGCGGTCCTCTTCGATCGCATTCGCTTCAACGAGCGGCGACCCCAGCGCTACGGAACGCAGATCGATTGGGACGCGGCGGGAGAGATGAGCCCCTGGGAGATCGAGAACCCCGACGAGGTCGATGCGCGGCGTCGGGAGGTGGGGCTGCCGCCGCTCGCCGAGAGCGTTCGTGAGGTACGCGAGCAGGTTCGCCAGGAAGGCGGTCGCGCTCCGAAGCCCTACGCAGATCGCCAGGCCGAGATCCTGGCGTGGGCCCGGCGCGTGGGGTGGCTCGACGCGCGCGCCTGA
- a CDS encoding DUF6463 family protein, with amino-acid sequence MKAPVGTSLLVIGTLHTLFAFVPFGTLLGEIVADGVFQAAEGAERGQAFWFLIAGPLFMLFGVSTRRLEEAELALPRSLGWGLLAVAVLGVVVKPVSGFWLLLLPGVLAVRGMPEEA; translated from the coding sequence GTGAAGGCACCTGTCGGCACCTCTCTCCTGGTCATCGGAACCCTGCACACGCTGTTCGCGTTCGTGCCCTTCGGGACACTCCTCGGCGAGATCGTCGCCGACGGTGTGTTCCAGGCGGCGGAGGGCGCCGAGCGGGGCCAAGCGTTCTGGTTCTTGATCGCCGGCCCGCTCTTCATGCTCTTCGGCGTGAGCACCCGGCGTCTCGAAGAGGCGGAGCTGGCGTTGCCGCGGTCGCTGGGGTGGGGGCTCCTCGCGGTCGCGGTCCTCGGTGTGGTGGTGAAACCCGTCTCGGGCTTCTGGCTGCTCTTGCTGCCCGGAGTCCTCGCCGTTCGCGGCATGCCAGAAGAAGCGTGA
- a CDS encoding RidA family protein — protein sequence MRIEAHLKELGITLPTASNPAANYTNCVRTGNLLFVSGKGPLPEEGSPPKGKLGAEFTTEQGYAFARSTGLDILAAVKLELGDLDRVERVVRLQGFVNATADYEQHPQVLNGCSDLMVEVFGDRGVHARSVLGAISLRANLPVVIESQFEVR from the coding sequence ATGCGCATCGAAGCACACTTGAAGGAGCTGGGGATCACGCTCCCCACCGCAAGCAATCCCGCAGCGAACTACACGAACTGCGTGCGCACGGGAAACCTGCTCTTCGTCTCCGGGAAGGGGCCGCTCCCCGAAGAGGGATCGCCGCCGAAAGGGAAGCTCGGGGCGGAGTTCACGACGGAACAAGGCTACGCCTTCGCGCGATCGACGGGTCTCGACATCCTCGCCGCCGTCAAGCTGGAGCTCGGTGATCTCGACCGGGTCGAGCGCGTGGTCCGCCTGCAGGGCTTCGTCAATGCCACCGCCGACTACGAGCAACACCCCCAGGTCTTGAACGGCTGCTCGGACCTCATGGTCGAGGTCTTCGGCGACCGCGGAGTGCACGCGCGCTCGGTGCTGGGCGCGATCTCGCTCCGCGCGAATCTCCCCGTTGTCATCGAGTCCCAGTTCGAGGTGCGGTAG
- a CDS encoding GFA family protein → MRIDAEGGCVCGAVRYRFAGEPIAYYQCHCRDCQRQTGSAFGLSMIVRREDVTSLATAPDAFGIDMEDGRKLRGRYCRACTARLWGEPVQVPQVLVLRPGTFDEPVPEAPFGDIWTRRAHPWTARTAGPQFEGQPEDPLAMVHAWQGRPRR, encoded by the coding sequence ATGCGGATCGACGCCGAGGGAGGCTGTGTGTGTGGCGCGGTTCGGTACCGCTTCGCGGGCGAACCGATCGCGTACTACCAGTGCCACTGTCGCGACTGCCAACGACAGACCGGTTCCGCTTTCGGCCTCTCGATGATCGTGCGCCGGGAGGACGTGACGTCTCTCGCCACGGCGCCCGACGCGTTCGGAATCGACATGGAGGACGGCCGCAAGCTCCGCGGCCGCTACTGCCGAGCGTGCACCGCGCGCTTGTGGGGCGAGCCCGTCCAGGTTCCTCAGGTGCTGGTCCTGCGGCCGGGCACCTTCGACGAGCCGGTGCCCGAGGCACCCTTCGGCGACATCTGGACCCGCCGCGCGCACCCTTGGACGGCGCGCACCGCAGGGCCCCAGTTCGAAGGGCAACCCGAAGACCCGCTGGCGATGGTGCATGCGTGGCAAGGGCGGCCGCGGCGCTAG
- a CDS encoding MAPEG family protein encodes MFETYASSIAALGAVAGLLLLQVLVADVVGILRRHTPGTAVEGNHSELLFRVSRTVANANESIAVFVCAWLFCVLGGASPELTAWAAWAYLAFRCLYAVCYYANWQLLRSVCFGLSVLALAALVGVGVFA; translated from the coding sequence ATGTTCGAGACCTACGCCAGTTCGATCGCCGCCCTCGGCGCCGTCGCCGGCCTGCTCCTGCTGCAGGTCCTGGTGGCCGACGTCGTCGGCATCCTGCGGAGGCACACGCCCGGTACAGCAGTCGAGGGAAATCACAGCGAACTCTTGTTTCGCGTGTCGCGCACCGTCGCGAACGCGAACGAGAGCATCGCCGTCTTCGTGTGCGCGTGGCTCTTCTGCGTCCTGGGAGGCGCCTCGCCCGAGCTCACCGCCTGGGCCGCGTGGGCGTACCTCGCGTTCCGGTGTCTGTACGCCGTCTGCTACTACGCGAACTGGCAGCTGCTGCGGTCGGTGTGCTTCGGTCTCTCGGTGCTCGCGCTCGCGGCGCTGGTAGGCGTGGGCGTATTCGCCTAG
- a CDS encoding class I SAM-dependent methyltransferase, with amino-acid sequence MARYDTIGQGYAQARRSDPRLAARILAALGDCRSVVNVGAGTGSYEPVDRSVLAVEPSPVMIRQRAPSAAPVVQAAASHLPFRDAAFDGSLAILTLHHWTDLDRGLQELSRAARKRTVILTYDNDAEGFWLTEYFPQIRALDAVSMPSIERIRKQLGRAEVFDVPVPVDCTDGFLGAYWCRPEAYLRPEVRAGISVFASLDEPEAGLARLRDDLASGAWEQQYGWVRGRSELDVGYRLLVA; translated from the coding sequence ATGGCCCGCTACGACACGATCGGACAGGGCTACGCGCAGGCGCGACGCTCGGATCCCCGCCTCGCAGCGCGCATCCTCGCCGCCCTCGGCGACTGTCGGAGCGTGGTGAACGTCGGCGCGGGGACGGGCTCCTACGAACCTGTCGACCGGTCCGTCTTGGCCGTCGAACCATCGCCCGTGATGATTCGCCAGCGCGCTCCCAGCGCGGCGCCCGTCGTGCAGGCCGCGGCGAGCCATCTGCCGTTCCGCGACGCGGCTTTCGACGGATCCCTCGCGATCCTCACCCTCCACCACTGGACCGACCTCGATCGGGGGCTCCAGGAGCTGTCCCGGGCGGCCCGAAAGCGCACGGTGATTCTGACCTACGACAACGACGCCGAGGGATTCTGGCTCACCGAGTACTTCCCACAGATTCGCGCTCTCGACGCAGTCTCGATGCCCTCGATCGAGCGGATCCGGAAACAGCTGGGACGCGCGGAGGTGTTCGACGTTCCCGTTCCCGTTGATTGCACCGACGGATTCCTCGGCGCCTACTGGTGCCGACCGGAGGCCTACCTGCGCCCCGAGGTACGGGCCGGGATCTCGGTGTTTGCGAGCCTCGACGAGCCGGAGGCGGGTCTCGCGCGACTCCGCGACGACCTGGCGTCCGGAGCCTGGGAGCAGCAGTACGGCTGGGTGCGTGGCCGAAGCGAACTCGACGTCGGCTACCGTCTGCTGGTGGCCTGA
- a CDS encoding aspartate aminotransferase family protein has translation MSEFGDAIYAKYQDWARISGQLIAEARAVFPGGDTRASAHFAPYPVFVERAAGQHLYDADGHQILDFMNNFTSLIHGHADPRVVDALKSQAELGSAYAAPTTSQVSLGALIRERVPSVEQLRFTSSGTEATQMALRCARAVTGRQKVMKMEGGYHGSYEMAEVSMVPLPGQCGPIEAPHAVPVDKSVPESVLRDTVVCPYNRPEHARSLIREHAHELAAVIVEPVLGSLGMIPASADFLRALREETAQHGVILIFDEVITLRVHLGGAQAHHGITPDLTAMGKIIGGGLPIGAVGGRADLMQVFHPDESPPVMHSSTFSGNPLSMAAGFAAMRPLDAAEIDRINQLGEAFRQGANDAFARHGIRGQAVGMGSLSNLHFSDTPLQDSRDSLHAMIGAGEVGTWLHLSMLQRGVMSASRLMYAVSTPMGDADVAFALAALDDVLTELRPGIERERPSLRRD, from the coding sequence ATGAGCGAGTTCGGGGACGCGATCTACGCGAAGTACCAGGATTGGGCCCGGATCTCGGGCCAGTTGATCGCCGAGGCCCGCGCGGTCTTCCCGGGTGGGGACACCCGGGCAAGCGCGCACTTCGCGCCCTATCCGGTCTTCGTCGAACGCGCGGCGGGGCAGCACCTCTACGACGCCGATGGCCATCAAATCCTGGACTTCATGAACAACTTCACGTCCTTGATCCACGGCCACGCGGATCCGCGGGTGGTGGACGCGCTGAAGTCACAAGCCGAGCTCGGTTCGGCCTACGCCGCACCGACGACCTCCCAGGTGTCGCTCGGTGCCCTCATCCGGGAGCGCGTCCCGAGCGTCGAACAGCTGCGTTTCACCAGCTCGGGGACCGAAGCCACGCAGATGGCGCTGCGCTGCGCGCGGGCGGTCACCGGGCGCCAGAAGGTCATGAAGATGGAGGGGGGCTACCACGGCAGCTACGAGATGGCCGAGGTGAGCATGGTGCCGCTCCCCGGCCAGTGCGGACCGATCGAAGCGCCCCACGCCGTGCCCGTCGACAAGAGCGTGCCGGAAAGCGTGCTCCGGGACACCGTCGTGTGTCCGTACAACCGTCCCGAGCATGCCCGCTCGCTGATCCGCGAGCATGCCCACGAGTTGGCGGCGGTGATCGTCGAACCCGTGCTCGGGTCGCTGGGCATGATTCCCGCTTCGGCCGATTTTCTGCGGGCCCTGCGGGAGGAGACCGCTCAGCATGGGGTGATTCTGATCTTCGACGAGGTCATCACCCTGCGTGTCCATCTGGGCGGGGCGCAGGCACACCACGGCATCACGCCGGACCTGACTGCCATGGGGAAGATCATCGGGGGCGGACTTCCGATCGGAGCCGTCGGTGGGCGCGCCGATCTGATGCAGGTCTTCCACCCGGACGAATCGCCGCCGGTAATGCACTCCAGCACCTTCAGCGGGAACCCGCTGTCGATGGCAGCCGGCTTCGCGGCGATGCGACCGCTCGATGCGGCAGAGATCGATCGCATCAACCAGCTCGGAGAGGCGTTCCGACAGGGCGCGAACGACGCCTTCGCACGCCACGGCATTCGCGGACAGGCCGTCGGGATGGGATCGCTCTCGAACCTGCACTTCTCGGACACACCCCTGCAGGATTCGCGAGACAGCCTGCACGCGATGATCGGCGCGGGCGAAGTCGGCACCTGGTTGCATCTGTCGATGCTGCAGCGCGGAGTGATGAGCGCGAGCCGGCTGATGTACGCGGTCTCGACCCCGATGGGCGACGCCGACGTCGCGTTCGCCCTCGCGGCGCTCGACGACGTGCTCACCGAGCTGCGGCCCGGGATCGAGCGCGAGCGCCCGTCGCTGCGGCGCGACTGA